CGTCCCTCCCGGTCTTCCACCGCCACAGGCCGACGACCATTGCGAGTACCACGGACGCAAAAAAGACGGCTAACGGGACGCTAGCGGGACGGTCAGTCCGTACCAGTATAAAGATGAACAGTACCAACATGGACAGCGTGACCGCGTGGAGGAGGTACGCGATCGATTTGCCCGATATTGTGATCGTCTTCTCCATACGCGTGAAAATTACGGGACGGTCGTCCCGCCCATTTCCGCGAGTCGGTCGGCGAACAGCGCCTCGAGCAGCGCCGTCGTGACGTAGGCCTCGACGAACGCCGCCAGTACCAGCAGCAGCCAGCCGAAAGCGATCAGCGCGGCGGTGCGGGCGAGGTACGGTTTCGTGAAGAAGGCGTCCCGCGAGCCGACGAGGCGCTCCCCGAACCGGTAGACGATCCGGAAGCCGACGCCGGCGGCGATAAACAGCGCGGGGAGTTCGAAGATGCCGTGGGGAGCCAGCCCGACGAGGATGTAGTCGAGACCGACGCTCTGCCCGATCGAAGCGCCCATGTTGCCGATGATGATCCCGTTGAAGACCATCACGAACGCCGTGAGTAAGCCGAGCGTCAGCGCGCCGGCGATCGCCATCAGGAACGCGCGCGAATTGTTCAGAATGAAGAACGTGGCGGTCAGTTCGATCCCGCCCGTCTCATCCTCGACCTCGGAGAGCATCTCCTCGAAGAGTTCGGCGACCATCTCGAGCAGGTCGTAACCGGCGAGCAGGAGCGCGATGCCGCCGACGGTGCCGATCGCGAACAGCCCGGTCGCGAACCAGACGGAGCGGCGGTATTCGTCCCAGCCGGCCGCCAGAGCGGCGACGAGTCGGGTCCGTCCCGACCGAGCGGCGGCGCCGACCGCGCCGAACACGACGCCGAGGGCTCCCGCGCCGGCGGCGGGAGCCGGATCGCCGGTAGTCGCAACGGTGACGACTGCCGTCCCGAACGCCGCCACCGCGAGCGCGAACAGGAG
The DNA window shown above is from Halopiger xanaduensis SH-6 and carries:
- a CDS encoding stage II sporulation protein M; translated protein: MNGPEDGATDDGSGRNPGGDEAEGEGGDGDGGFEFGPDRQTVPDERDGAGTNRTATGEDAGIAVDLADGDDRTAEPSGTGPGAEPTASSVGTGPDPATVRTWSTLLFALAVAAFGTAVVTVATTGDPAPAAGAGALGVVFGAVGAAARSGRTRLVAALAAGWDEYRRSVWFATGLFAIGTVGGIALLLAGYDLLEMVAELFEEMLSEVEDETGGIELTATFFILNNSRAFLMAIAGALTLGLLTAFVMVFNGIIIGNMGASIGQSVGLDYILVGLAPHGIFELPALFIAAGVGFRIVYRFGERLVGSRDAFFTKPYLARTAALIAFGWLLLVLAAFVEAYVTTALLEALFADRLAEMGGTTVP